The proteins below come from a single Flavobacterium lindanitolerans genomic window:
- a CDS encoding efflux RND transporter periplasmic adaptor subunit, whose translation MKKIILTGITALLCLASCTTKKVEKEEADKFTVTSPIKIDTTFTKEYVSQIRSVRNIEIRAQEKGFLQNIYVDEGQFVKAGQLLFKIMPKMYEAELLKAQAEQKSAEIELQNTKILADKNVVSKNELAAAQAKLQAAKAEVSLAKLHLSFTEIRAPFDGTIDRIPLKLGSLIEEGELLTTLSDNSQMFAYFNVSEPEYLQYQTNVKDRAETKVNLILADGQPFKYKGDVEVIESEFNNETGNIAFRARFPNSTKLLRNGETGQVQMLVPLKNAIVIPQKATYEIQDKKYVFVVGKNNVLSSKEITIGGEMPDLYVVNNGINENDKILLDGVQKVKDDDRIAYGYVAPKKVMSSLRLKAE comes from the coding sequence ATGAAGAAAATCATCCTAACAGGCATCACTGCCTTGTTGTGCCTTGCTAGTTGCACAACTAAAAAAGTAGAAAAAGAAGAAGCCGATAAATTTACGGTAACCAGCCCGATAAAAATCGACACTACTTTTACTAAAGAATATGTATCGCAAATCAGGTCGGTACGAAACATTGAAATCCGTGCCCAGGAAAAAGGATTTCTGCAAAACATTTATGTTGACGAAGGCCAGTTCGTGAAAGCCGGGCAATTGCTGTTTAAAATCATGCCTAAAATGTATGAGGCAGAATTACTGAAAGCCCAGGCAGAACAAAAATCGGCCGAAATAGAATTACAGAACACTAAAATCTTAGCAGATAAAAACGTAGTTTCAAAAAATGAACTGGCTGCTGCCCAGGCAAAACTTCAGGCCGCAAAAGCAGAAGTATCATTGGCAAAACTCCACTTGTCATTTACAGAAATCAGAGCTCCGTTTGACGGAACTATTGACCGTATTCCATTAAAGTTAGGAAGCCTTATCGAAGAAGGCGAATTACTGACAACGCTTTCAGACAACAGCCAGATGTTTGCCTATTTTAACGTATCAGAACCGGAATACCTTCAATACCAGACCAACGTCAAAGACCGCGCAGAAACCAAAGTCAATCTGATTTTAGCCGATGGTCAGCCTTTTAAATACAAAGGTGATGTTGAAGTAATTGAAAGTGAATTTAACAACGAAACAGGAAACATTGCTTTCAGAGCCCGATTCCCAAATTCGACTAAATTGCTAAGAAATGGTGAAACAGGACAAGTACAAATGCTTGTGCCTTTAAAAAATGCCATTGTAATTCCACAAAAAGCTACCTATGAAATCCAGGACAAAAAATATGTTTTTGTAGTCGGTAAAAACAATGTGTTGAGTTCAAAAGAAATCACCATTGGTGGCGAAATGCCGGACTTATATGTAGTCAATAACGGCATTAACGAAAATGATAAAATCTTATTGGATGGCGTCCAGAAAGTCAAAGACGATGACAGAATCGCTTACGGTTATGTAGCTCCTAAAAAGGTAATGAGTAGTCTTAGATTAAAAGCAGAATAA
- a CDS encoding TolC family protein, with protein sequence MFKSKIYQYSIVVAFCLAVIGCKAPQTIAETPSKPVPESFGTSKDTTNMSTIKWNQFFKDPNLVELIDTALKNNQELNITLQEIEIAKNDVRVKKGLLLPTVGLRAGAGLEKVGRYTSQGAGDATTEIKPGVETPDPLPDYTIGAYANWEVDIWKKLRNSKKAAVNRYLATVEGKNFVITNLIAEVADSYYELLALDSQLDIVKQTIELQSNALEIVKIQKQAARATELAVQKFQAEVLTSKSLEFEILQKIKETENKINFLLARYPQEIKRDKTNFTDLLPATVNSGIPSQLLSNRPDIKKAELELVAAKLDVKVARAEFYPSLDISAAFGVRAFKPAYLFTFPESLLYSVAGDLAAPLINRNAIKAEFKSANARQLQALYNYDRTVLNAYLEVSTQLSKIENLQKGYDLKSQQVDALNRSIDISNDLFKSARVDYFEVLMTQRDALESKLELIETKKEQLNAVVHVYKDLGGGWK encoded by the coding sequence ATGTTTAAATCCAAAATATACCAATATAGTATTGTCGTAGCGTTTTGCCTTGCCGTAATTGGCTGTAAGGCGCCGCAGACAATAGCCGAGACTCCTAGCAAACCGGTTCCGGAATCTTTCGGAACCAGCAAGGATACGACCAATATGTCGACGATTAAATGGAATCAATTCTTTAAAGACCCGAATCTTGTGGAATTGATTGATACTGCGTTGAAAAACAATCAGGAGCTGAACATCACTTTACAGGAAATTGAAATCGCAAAAAACGATGTCCGTGTTAAAAAAGGATTGTTGTTACCAACGGTTGGACTTCGTGCCGGAGCCGGACTTGAAAAAGTGGGCCGATATACAAGCCAGGGTGCGGGTGATGCCACAACCGAAATCAAACCCGGAGTTGAAACACCAGACCCGTTACCGGATTATACGATTGGTGCTTATGCCAACTGGGAAGTTGATATCTGGAAAAAACTGCGTAATTCTAAAAAAGCGGCTGTCAACAGATATTTGGCAACCGTTGAAGGAAAGAACTTTGTCATCACAAATCTTATTGCAGAAGTAGCCGATTCGTATTATGAATTGTTGGCCTTAGACAGTCAGCTGGATATTGTAAAACAGACCATCGAATTGCAGTCCAATGCCCTGGAAATTGTAAAAATCCAAAAACAGGCAGCAAGAGCAACAGAATTGGCAGTTCAGAAATTCCAGGCTGAAGTACTGACTTCAAAAAGCTTAGAGTTTGAAATCCTGCAAAAAATCAAGGAAACGGAGAATAAGATTAACTTTTTGCTGGCCCGTTATCCGCAGGAAATCAAAAGAGACAAAACCAATTTTACGGACTTATTGCCGGCTACTGTAAATTCAGGTATTCCGTCACAATTGTTGAGCAATCGTCCGGATATCAAAAAGGCAGAATTGGAATTGGTAGCTGCCAAATTGGATGTAAAAGTAGCCCGTGCTGAGTTTTATCCATCGCTTGATATTTCAGCAGCGTTTGGCGTACGTGCCTTTAAACCGGCATATCTGTTTACGTTCCCGGAATCGCTTTTGTATTCTGTAGCAGGTGATCTGGCAGCACCATTGATTAACAGAAATGCCATCAAAGCAGAATTTAAAAGTGCCAATGCCAGACAGCTTCAGGCACTGTACAATTACGACCGTACAGTTTTAAATGCTTATCTGGAAGTATCTACCCAACTTTCTAAAATCGAAAACCTACAAAAAGGCTACGATTTAAAATCGCAACAGGTGGATGCTTTGAATAGATCTATTGATATTTCAAACGATTTGTTTAAATCGGCAAGAGTCGATTATTTCGAGGTACTGATGACCCAAAGAGATGCTTTGGAATCCAAACTCGAATTGATAGAAACCAAAAAAGAACAACTGAACGCTGTTGTTCATGTATATAAAGATTTAGGAGGAGGCTGGAAATAG
- a CDS encoding retroviral-like aspartic protease family protein — protein sequence MKKYLLFTLALLPIIAYSQNKASLPDTIPLTINKQNTIYVKAVFNKIDTLNLNFDTGTTELVLTNDVMKNKLKSVPKLYDTFYDIKIGNQDYSTRVFDAQLTGHDTDGRFGWDLFKGKVVELNYDKNIMVVHPQLPISVLKEDAFSKLMITFFQGIFLVESQIFQDIVENSDFFLFDTGYQRTAMLDNDLLKIGKFPTQNMKVIKKVIMRGAQGNEVPVITSSLQKLKIGKYEFKDVPVQLVTTNKPMHGQNIHILGNEVLKRFNMFLDFQNNFVYLKPNHLFNAEYIEKS from the coding sequence ATGAAAAAATACCTGCTTTTCACACTTGCCTTATTGCCAATTATTGCATATTCGCAGAATAAAGCATCTTTACCAGACACCATTCCCTTAACCATTAATAAACAGAATACTATCTATGTCAAGGCTGTTTTTAATAAAATCGATACCTTGAATCTGAATTTTGATACGGGCACGACAGAATTGGTACTGACGAATGATGTCATGAAAAACAAATTAAAGTCGGTGCCTAAGCTGTATGACACATTTTATGATATCAAAATAGGAAATCAGGACTACAGCACAAGAGTATTTGACGCACAATTAACCGGACATGATACAGATGGCAGGTTTGGTTGGGATTTATTTAAAGGGAAAGTCGTAGAGCTTAATTATGACAAGAACATCATGGTTGTCCATCCGCAACTGCCCATCTCTGTTTTGAAAGAAGATGCTTTCTCAAAACTCATGATTACTTTTTTTCAGGGGATTTTTTTGGTAGAAAGCCAAATTTTTCAGGATATAGTAGAAAACTCAGACTTTTTTCTATTTGATACGGGCTATCAAAGGACAGCCATGCTCGATAATGATTTGCTCAAAATTGGCAAATTTCCTACTCAGAATATGAAAGTAATAAAAAAGGTTATTATGAGAGGAGCACAAGGAAACGAAGTCCCGGTGATAACCTCAAGCCTGCAAAAATTGAAAATCGGTAAATATGAATTTAAAGATGTGCCTGTACAACTGGTAACTACGAATAAACCAATGCATGGACAAAACATTCATATTCTTGGGAATGAAGTTTTGAAAAGGTTTAATATGTTTCTTGACTTTCAAAACAATTTTGTCTACTTAAAGCCAAATCATCTTTTCAATGCAGAATATATTGAGAAAAGCTGA
- a CDS encoding efflux RND transporter permease subunit, with protein sequence MFNKFIQRPVLSIVISLIIVFLGALSVLNLPVTQFPSISPPKVNITADYPGSNGELMIKSVIIPLERALNGVPGMKYMTSDAGNDGEASIQVVFNLGTDPNLAAVNVQNRVASVVNKLPPLVVREGVKITREESSMLMYVNLYSDDKNTDQKFLYNFADINILSELKRVNGVGVADILGTREYAMRIWLKPDRMLAYKISADEVMEALSSQSLEASPGKTGESSGKRSQAFEYVLKYSGRFTTKEQYGNVVLRSNPNGELLRLKDVADIELGSSMYDIYSNLNGKPSAAIVLKQSYGSNASQVIKDVKAKLEEIKKSSFPKGMNYEISYDVSKFLDASIEKVIHTLVEAFILVGIVVFIFLGDWRSTVIPAIAVPVSLIGTFVFMQFFGITLNLITLFALVLAIGVVVDDAIVVIEAVHAKMEEEHLSALKATKKAMHEIAGAIIAITFLMAAVFIPVAFMSGPVGIFYRQFSITMATAIILSGIVALTLTPALCAIMLKNHHGQPKKRTPVKIFIDGFNRTFNIASDKYQNVLGKIVNRRTVTFAALLGFCAGTWFISSTVPSGFIPNEDQGMFYAIIQTPPGSSLERTNNVAERLQKMAETVEGVQSVSALAGYEILTEGTGANSGTCLINLKDWSERKHSVQEVMEELEEKAKEIPGANIEFFQPPAVPGYGAAGGFELRLLDKTGSGDYKKMETVTQDFVKELNKRPELSSVFSFYSASFPQFMLKVDNDLAQQKGVSIENAMNTLSTLVGSNYEISFIKYGFNYKVIVQAAPQYRALPDDILKLYVKNDKDEMVPYSAFMRMEKVYGLSEITRHNMYTSAEISGAAAAGYSSGTAIKAIKEVAEKKLPRGYGIDWAGISADEVAQGNQAIWVFLICLGFVYLVLAAQYESFILPLSVILSLPAGIFGAFLLLKIMGLENNIYAQVAMVMLIGLLGKNAVLIVEFAIQRHAAGKSVLESAMEGAKARFRPILMTSFAFIAGLIPLVFATGPGKIGNRTIGTAAAGGMLLGTICGVFVIPGLYYIFARIAEKHKLVKNEEENPLTEEIDNNHV encoded by the coding sequence ATGTTCAATAAATTTATACAAAGACCTGTGTTGTCGATAGTAATATCGCTCATAATTGTCTTTTTAGGAGCCTTGTCAGTACTCAACCTGCCAGTGACCCAGTTTCCTTCGATTTCGCCTCCAAAAGTGAATATAACAGCAGATTATCCGGGATCTAACGGTGAGCTGATGATTAAATCAGTAATCATTCCTCTGGAAAGAGCGCTGAACGGAGTACCCGGAATGAAATACATGACCTCAGATGCCGGTAACGACGGTGAAGCAAGTATCCAGGTCGTATTCAACCTTGGAACAGACCCTAACCTCGCAGCTGTAAACGTACAAAACCGCGTAGCCTCTGTAGTGAATAAACTACCGCCATTGGTAGTGAGGGAAGGAGTAAAGATTACGCGTGAAGAATCAAGCATGCTGATGTATGTCAACCTTTACAGTGATGATAAAAATACCGACCAGAAATTCTTGTACAACTTTGCCGATATTAATATCCTGTCAGAACTTAAAAGGGTTAATGGTGTGGGTGTTGCGGATATTTTAGGAACCCGTGAATATGCCATGAGAATCTGGTTAAAGCCGGATAGAATGCTGGCGTATAAAATTTCTGCCGATGAAGTGATGGAAGCCCTGTCAAGCCAGAGTTTGGAAGCATCACCGGGAAAAACAGGTGAAAGTTCCGGAAAAAGGTCGCAGGCATTTGAATACGTATTAAAATATTCCGGTCGTTTTACAACGAAAGAGCAATACGGAAATGTAGTCTTACGCTCCAATCCTAATGGAGAGCTGTTGCGACTGAAAGATGTAGCCGATATTGAACTGGGAAGCTCCATGTATGATATCTATTCCAACCTGAACGGAAAACCATCTGCGGCAATCGTATTAAAACAATCCTATGGAAGTAACGCGAGCCAGGTTATTAAAGACGTTAAGGCTAAATTGGAAGAAATCAAGAAAAGTTCTTTCCCGAAAGGAATGAACTATGAAATCAGTTATGACGTTTCTAAATTCCTGGATGCTTCTATTGAAAAAGTAATCCATACGTTGGTTGAGGCGTTTATTCTGGTAGGTATCGTAGTATTTATCTTCCTGGGTGACTGGAGGTCGACGGTTATTCCGGCTATAGCAGTACCGGTTTCCCTTATCGGAACCTTTGTTTTCATGCAGTTTTTCGGAATTACCCTAAACCTTATTACATTATTCGCTCTGGTATTGGCAATTGGGGTCGTCGTCGATGATGCCATTGTCGTCATCGAGGCCGTCCACGCCAAGATGGAAGAAGAACATCTCTCGGCACTGAAAGCCACCAAAAAAGCAATGCATGAAATAGCAGGGGCTATTATAGCAATTACGTTCCTGATGGCAGCGGTATTTATTCCGGTAGCTTTTATGTCGGGCCCTGTAGGTATATTCTACCGTCAGTTCTCTATTACTATGGCAACGGCAATTATCCTTTCGGGTATTGTGGCTTTGACGCTAACACCGGCGCTTTGTGCTATCATGCTGAAAAATCACCATGGACAACCAAAAAAGAGAACTCCTGTAAAAATCTTTATTGACGGTTTCAACAGGACATTCAATATTGCTTCTGACAAATATCAGAATGTATTAGGGAAAATTGTAAACAGAAGAACCGTAACCTTTGCTGCATTACTTGGTTTCTGTGCCGGAACCTGGTTTATAAGCAGCACGGTTCCTTCAGGATTTATCCCGAATGAAGACCAGGGAATGTTTTATGCCATCATTCAGACGCCACCGGGTTCTTCTCTGGAAAGAACAAATAATGTTGCGGAAAGGCTTCAGAAAATGGCAGAAACGGTAGAAGGTGTTCAATCGGTTTCCGCTTTGGCGGGATATGAAATCCTTACAGAAGGTACGGGTGCCAACTCAGGAACCTGTCTGATTAACCTGAAAGACTGGAGTGAAAGAAAACATTCTGTACAGGAAGTAATGGAAGAGTTGGAAGAAAAAGCGAAAGAAATTCCGGGTGCTAATATCGAATTTTTCCAACCGCCGGCTGTTCCGGGTTATGGAGCCGCAGGTGGGTTTGAATTGCGTCTGTTGGACAAAACAGGTTCGGGCGACTATAAGAAAATGGAAACCGTTACTCAGGATTTTGTAAAAGAATTAAACAAACGCCCTGAACTTTCTTCGGTATTTAGTTTTTACAGTGCGAGTTTCCCTCAGTTCATGCTAAAAGTAGACAACGACCTGGCACAGCAAAAAGGAGTTTCTATTGAAAATGCCATGAACACCTTGTCAACATTGGTAGGTAGTAACTATGAAATCAGCTTTATTAAATACGGATTCAACTATAAAGTAATCGTTCAGGCAGCACCGCAATACAGGGCTTTGCCGGATGATATTTTAAAACTGTATGTCAAGAATGATAAAGATGAAATGGTACCTTATTCTGCTTTTATGAGAATGGAAAAAGTGTACGGGCTCTCTGAAATTACAAGACACAATATGTATACTTCTGCGGAAATTAGTGGAGCTGCTGCGGCAGGTTACAGTAGTGGTACGGCCATTAAGGCGATTAAAGAAGTAGCGGAGAAAAAACTGCCAAGAGGGTACGGAATCGACTGGGCTGGTATTTCTGCTGATGAAGTGGCGCAAGGAAATCAGGCTATCTGGGTTTTCCTTATCTGTTTAGGCTTCGTTTACCTGGTACTGGCTGCACAATACGAAAGTTTTATTCTGCCATTGTCGGTTATTCTTTCGCTTCCGGCGGGTATTTTCGGGGCTTTCCTGTTGCTGAAAATCATGGGATTGGAAAACAACATCTATGCTCAGGTGGCTATGGTAATGTTGATTGGTCTGCTTGGTAAAAATGCCGTGTTGATTGTCGAATTTGCCATTCAAAGGCATGCTGCCGGTAAGTCGGTTTTAGAGTCGGCTATGGAAGGAGCAAAAGCGAGATTCCGTCCTATTCTGATGACTTCGTTTGCCTTTATTGCAGGTTTGATTCCGTTGGTTTTTGCAACCGGGCCCGGAAAAATAGGTAATAGAACCATTGGTACTGCCGCGGCAGGAGGGATGCTTCTCGGAACGATTTGCGGTGTATTTGTAATACCGGGATTGTATTACATATTTGCCCGAATTGCCGAAAAGCACAAGTTGGTTAAAAATGAAGAAGAGAACCCATTAACAGAAGAAATCGATAACAATCATGTTTAA
- a CDS encoding tetratricopeptide repeat-containing sensor histidine kinase encodes MDNTIMLSKAHVAYYNQLLPVFTKGLAMPNLHPKVKQIYQFAAGVYYYNTAKKETSEGNKNAPIHFDEAIKYWKASKDYKPMALALVGKGTYYRHIADWPNTFKYFFEALKFYESIHNESGISTVNMEIGTACIAQQDWNKAIVHLKKALPYYDVPESELRKSDRHSLAVIHNNIGTSYTRLKNFTEAHNNFLKAYYYIKKNKDPQAESIILVQLAQSSSELGKLTESEDYLKRALDLCNDDISRQGVYGSAARINYKNKNYDKAAEYGELSYSLAKKNKNINSQSGLTSLLYKIYKESGQYEKALKMHEANIVIKDSTNLEASKNELAQQELKYQFEKKELQQKILQQKKVTAVELEAQKKMALETSKNKLARQQLVYDFEKKQLNQKLAQEKKVAAIKLISEKKTAVKNNWLIAVSSVFLLSLLGAYFYYRNNKQKQAITVLEKNQIKQKLLITQMNPHFIFNSIQNIRSLINNRQNDDAVNYLGKFSKLTRQILEHSNQNYISLAEEVEMLENYLAIQQLLYENKFIFNIRIEENIDTESIFLPPMLAQPYIENAIKHGLSNTTENGKIDIHYYLKEEKLYFEVTDNGKGFGTDEKISNHKSLAMTITKERLVSYTKNKDFIVQTNNVIASDGTIEGAKVAFEVPYIYES; translated from the coding sequence ATGGATAACACAATCATGTTGAGCAAAGCACATGTGGCCTACTACAATCAGCTACTTCCTGTTTTTACTAAAGGACTGGCAATGCCCAACCTTCATCCAAAAGTAAAGCAGATATACCAATTTGCTGCAGGTGTGTATTACTACAATACCGCAAAAAAAGAAACAAGTGAGGGCAACAAAAATGCACCAATCCACTTTGATGAAGCTATAAAGTATTGGAAAGCCTCTAAAGACTATAAGCCTATGGCATTAGCGTTGGTTGGTAAAGGAACGTACTACCGCCATATTGCCGACTGGCCAAATACGTTCAAATACTTTTTTGAAGCCTTAAAATTCTACGAGAGCATTCATAATGAAAGCGGAATATCAACCGTAAATATGGAAATAGGAACCGCTTGTATAGCCCAGCAGGACTGGAATAAAGCTATTGTCCATCTAAAAAAAGCATTGCCCTATTATGATGTTCCGGAGTCAGAATTAAGAAAATCAGACCGCCATAGTTTAGCGGTAATTCATAATAACATAGGTACATCTTATACCCGCCTTAAAAACTTTACCGAAGCCCATAACAATTTTCTAAAAGCGTACTACTATATCAAAAAAAATAAAGACCCGCAGGCTGAATCGATAATTTTAGTACAATTGGCGCAATCCTCCAGTGAATTGGGAAAACTAACTGAGTCGGAAGATTATTTAAAAAGAGCCTTAGATTTATGTAATGATGATATTTCAAGGCAAGGAGTATACGGAAGTGCTGCACGTATTAATTACAAGAATAAAAACTATGATAAGGCGGCAGAGTATGGTGAGTTGAGCTACAGCCTGGCAAAAAAGAATAAAAACATCAATTCACAGTCCGGTCTCACCTCCCTGCTATATAAAATTTATAAAGAAAGCGGACAGTATGAAAAAGCATTAAAAATGCATGAAGCGAATATTGTAATAAAAGATTCTACAAATTTAGAAGCCTCAAAAAACGAATTGGCACAACAGGAACTCAAATACCAGTTTGAGAAAAAAGAACTGCAGCAAAAAATACTCCAGCAAAAGAAAGTAACAGCCGTTGAGCTCGAAGCCCAAAAGAAAATGGCACTGGAAACTTCAAAAAATAAATTAGCCCGACAACAGTTGGTATACGATTTTGAAAAAAAACAGCTGAACCAGAAACTCGCTCAGGAAAAGAAAGTAGCCGCCATCAAACTAATTTCTGAAAAGAAAACAGCCGTTAAAAATAACTGGCTGATTGCCGTTTCTTCTGTATTTCTACTTTCGTTATTGGGCGCTTATTTCTACTACCGAAACAATAAGCAGAAACAGGCTATTACGGTACTGGAAAAAAACCAGATCAAGCAAAAGTTGCTCATTACCCAAATGAACCCGCATTTTATATTCAATTCGATTCAGAACATCAGAAGCCTGATTAACAACAGACAAAATGATGATGCAGTAAACTATTTGGGCAAGTTTTCTAAACTAACCCGACAAATTCTTGAACACTCCAACCAGAACTATATTTCATTAGCTGAAGAAGTTGAAATGCTTGAGAATTACCTCGCCATACAGCAACTTTTATATGAAAACAAATTCATTTTCAATATCCGTATAGAAGAAAATATTGATACCGAATCCATATTTTTACCCCCAATGCTGGCGCAGCCCTACATTGAAAACGCCATCAAACACGGATTAAGCAACACAACCGAAAACGGCAAAATTGATATTCACTATTATCTGAAAGAAGAAAAACTCTATTTTGAAGTAACCGATAACGGTAAAGGATTTGGCACCGATGAGAAAATCAGCAATCACAAATCACTGGCCATGACCATTACCAAAGAACGCCTGGTTTCTTACACCAAGAATAAAGATTTTATAGTGCAAACCAATAATGTAATCGCTTCCGACGGAACTATAGAAGGAGCCAAAGTTGCTTTTGAGGTTCCTTATATTTATGAGAGTTAA
- a CDS encoding HNH endonuclease domain-containing protein, whose product MSLPLSHSLNIAPLSSAFNNTSATYKFYWLLAIIESLEEGKSEIGKKELFARMLTNSWYTVNYFHISFGNQDLIQRAIKNISKNETIPINIKKHNLLHLLLNSPHKKTNDILKHFDKNVPHRFLTPWIGRSKEENDTKYCKRIISESQQFSNQTLYALFPDRIYINPIWINYLTNNAKILKDYCYWNLSGFLQVRNPNVPNIQGKLIKPPMRSTLFNQRKNFWDIVFRELGTIDCIYTGVPLSIQKYALDHFIPHAFVSHDLIWNLVPISVSFNSVKSDMLPEINLYFDKFYKIQKTAFEIVSQNNPKSKLLEEYINLFGKEQHEFDFGYEKFKEIISPLISIARNNGFEYLER is encoded by the coding sequence ATGAGCCTGCCACTATCTCATTCATTAAATATTGCCCCCTTATCATCTGCTTTCAACAATACTTCAGCAACGTACAAATTTTATTGGTTGCTAGCCATAATTGAATCACTCGAGGAAGGAAAATCAGAAATAGGAAAAAAGGAACTTTTTGCTAGGATGCTTACAAATTCATGGTACACAGTAAATTATTTCCATATATCTTTTGGTAATCAAGATTTGATACAAAGGGCAATCAAGAATATTTCAAAAAATGAAACAATTCCTATTAATATAAAGAAACATAATTTACTACATCTTTTATTGAATAGCCCCCATAAGAAGACAAACGACATTCTTAAACACTTTGACAAAAATGTTCCGCACAGGTTTCTAACTCCTTGGATTGGCCGGAGTAAAGAAGAGAATGATACAAAGTATTGCAAAAGGATTATTTCCGAATCTCAACAGTTTTCTAATCAAACTTTGTACGCCTTGTTTCCAGATAGAATTTATATTAATCCAATATGGATTAACTATCTTACTAATAATGCCAAAATTTTGAAAGACTATTGTTACTGGAACTTATCCGGTTTTTTGCAAGTAAGAAATCCAAATGTACCAAATATTCAAGGAAAGCTTATCAAGCCGCCAATGCGGAGCACACTTTTTAACCAGCGTAAAAATTTCTGGGATATAGTTTTTAGAGAGTTAGGAACTATTGATTGTATTTATACTGGCGTGCCATTAAGTATTCAAAAGTATGCTTTAGATCATTTTATTCCTCATGCCTTTGTTTCACATGATCTAATATGGAATCTCGTTCCAATAAGTGTTTCATTTAATTCTGTTAAGAGCGATATGCTTCCAGAAATTAACCTATACTTTGACAAATTCTACAAAATTCAGAAGACTGCTTTTGAAATAGTGTCACAAAATAATCCAAAGTCTAAATTACTTGAAGAATACATAAATCTGTTTGGTAAAGAACAACACGAATTTGACTTCGGATATGAGAAATTTAAAGAGATAATTTCACCACTGATTTCAATTGCCAGAAATAATGGTTTTGAATATCTTGAAAGATAA